One genomic segment of Salinigranum rubrum includes these proteins:
- a CDS encoding ORC1-type DNA replication protein → MRDDPEEGMLSWDETVFRDEHVFEIDHVPETFDHRESQLESLKYALRPAVRGSRPLNTIVRGPPGTGKTTAVQKLFGELHGQSSVRAVHVNCQMNSTRYAVFSRVFEDLFEYEPPSSGISFKKLFSQISDRLIEDDEVLVVALDDVNYLFYENEASDVLYSLLRAHETHVGARIGVIVISSDLSLDVIDELDSRVQSVFRPEEVFFPRYDQSEIVDILGERATRGFHDGVLDSIGLDRVAELTAESGDLRVGIDLLRRAGLHAEMRASRTIESEDIEAAYDKSKHVHLSRSLRGLSDSERALVRVIADHSGEQAGTVYEVFHEETDLGYTRYSEIVNKLDQLGLIDAEYAEVDGRGRSRSLTLTYDADAVKERL, encoded by the coding sequence ATGAGGGACGACCCCGAGGAGGGGATGCTGTCGTGGGACGAGACGGTGTTCCGCGACGAACACGTGTTCGAGATCGACCACGTCCCGGAGACGTTCGACCACCGCGAGAGCCAACTGGAGAGCCTCAAGTACGCGCTCCGGCCCGCGGTTCGAGGGTCGCGCCCGCTGAACACCATCGTCCGCGGTCCCCCGGGGACCGGAAAGACGACCGCCGTCCAGAAGTTGTTCGGCGAACTCCACGGCCAGTCGAGCGTCCGCGCCGTCCACGTCAACTGCCAGATGAACTCGACCCGCTACGCGGTCTTCTCCCGCGTGTTCGAGGACCTCTTCGAGTACGAACCGCCCTCGTCGGGCATCTCGTTCAAGAAGCTCTTCTCACAGATCTCCGATCGACTGATCGAGGACGACGAGGTCCTGGTGGTGGCGCTCGACGACGTGAACTACCTCTTCTACGAGAACGAGGCGTCCGACGTGCTCTACTCGCTGTTGCGGGCGCACGAGACCCACGTCGGTGCGCGCATCGGCGTCATCGTCATCTCCTCGGACCTCTCGCTCGACGTCATCGACGAACTCGACAGCCGCGTCCAGTCGGTGTTCCGCCCCGAGGAGGTGTTCTTCCCCCGCTACGACCAGAGCGAGATAGTCGACATCCTCGGCGAGCGCGCCACGCGCGGCTTTCACGACGGCGTCCTCGACTCCATCGGCCTCGATAGAGTCGCCGAACTCACCGCCGAGAGCGGCGATCTGAGAGTCGGCATCGACTTGCTCAGGCGGGCCGGCCTCCACGCCGAGATGCGCGCCTCCCGGACCATCGAGAGCGAGGACATCGAGGCCGCGTACGACAAGTCGAAACACGTCCACCTCTCGCGGTCGCTTCGGGGCCTGTCGGACTCGGAGCGCGCGCTCGTCCGCGTCATCGCCGACCACTCCGGCGAGCAGGCCGGCACCGTCTACGAGGTGTTCCACGAGGAGACCGACCTCGGGTACACGAGGTACTCCGAAATCGTCAACAAACTCGACCAACTCGGCCTCATCGACGCCGAGTACGCGGAGGTCGACGGCAGAGGTCGGTCGCGGTCGCTCACGCTCACGTACGACGCCGACGCGGTGAAAGAGCGGCTCTGA
- a CDS encoding helix-hairpin-helix domain-containing protein, which yields MDLTAISGIGEKTATALAELDDPERALRAGDVATLAEAPGISEGRAARIARAAIRHEHGDDGGFLATDNAVDVYRDVLSLLKHRTVTDYAGKRVETFFPTSSRSRIDEVRGFVERAVERSPDEAVLDALGGVRPLTSPPPVRVRERCLATMDAERYAEANEAFPELSVEVVDDARGLAELARSYSTVVALDETFAGVDVTGDVRVRPDAFEQPDEIVPERVLAVFAANRESILAAAAVHEAAGETPPCDLDRLRGALDRLDDDGTPAGDAELDRLVRAVDDLDAAASTAKSVANDRLRDAIRERDVTIEGTDFLSLVEQGARIDSLLSRELADEYDDAVAAARDHLVDALALDENEAELARRVFGGDPTFPVERRDDAVSRLRTELTAARDQRAERLKRDLSGELSDLRSPVETLVRDALELDVELAVSRFARDFDCTVPAFVDSEGAGFHIEGGRSPLLDVPFDEVDPVDYGVDGVTLLSGVNSGGKTSTLDLVALVVVLAQMGFPVPAESVRLSRFSELHYYAKSQGTLDAGAFESTLRDFAGVVDGASDRLVLVDELESITEPGASAKIIAGILEALDEQGATAVFVSHLASEIRAAAAFDVAVDGIEAVGLVDGDLVVNRSPVKDHLARSTPELIVEKLAGDDETGFYARLLEKF from the coding sequence ATGGACCTCACGGCGATTTCGGGCATCGGCGAGAAGACCGCGACGGCACTCGCCGAACTCGACGACCCGGAGCGAGCCCTCCGCGCCGGCGACGTCGCCACGCTCGCCGAGGCTCCGGGCATCTCGGAGGGGCGTGCCGCCCGAATCGCCCGCGCCGCGATTCGCCACGAACACGGCGACGACGGCGGCTTTCTCGCGACCGACAACGCCGTCGACGTCTACCGCGACGTCCTCTCGCTTCTGAAGCACCGAACGGTGACCGACTACGCCGGGAAGCGCGTCGAGACGTTCTTCCCCACGTCCTCTCGGTCCCGCATCGACGAGGTCCGTGGCTTCGTCGAGCGGGCGGTCGAGCGCAGTCCCGACGAGGCCGTGCTGGACGCGCTCGGCGGTGTTCGACCGCTCACGTCCCCTCCGCCGGTTCGCGTCCGCGAACGCTGCCTCGCGACGATGGACGCCGAGCGGTACGCCGAGGCGAACGAGGCGTTCCCCGAACTCTCCGTCGAAGTCGTCGACGACGCCCGCGGCCTCGCGGAACTCGCACGCTCGTACTCCACCGTCGTCGCTCTCGACGAGACGTTCGCCGGCGTCGACGTCACCGGCGACGTCCGCGTCCGCCCCGACGCGTTCGAACAGCCCGACGAAATCGTCCCCGAGCGCGTCCTCGCCGTCTTCGCGGCGAACCGCGAGTCGATTCTGGCCGCCGCGGCCGTCCACGAGGCCGCGGGTGAGACCCCTCCCTGCGACCTTGACCGACTCCGCGGGGCGCTGGACCGCCTCGACGACGACGGCACGCCCGCCGGCGACGCGGAACTCGACCGTCTCGTTCGCGCCGTCGACGACCTCGACGCGGCCGCCTCCACCGCAAAATCGGTCGCCAACGACCGCCTCCGAGACGCCATCCGCGAGCGCGACGTCACCATTGAGGGGACCGACTTCCTCTCGCTCGTCGAACAGGGCGCCCGCATCGACTCGCTGCTCTCCCGAGAGCTGGCCGACGAGTACGACGACGCCGTCGCCGCCGCCCGCGACCACCTCGTCGACGCGCTCGCCCTCGACGAGAACGAGGCGGAACTCGCCCGGCGCGTCTTCGGCGGCGACCCAACGTTTCCCGTCGAACGGCGCGACGACGCCGTCTCGCGGCTCCGAACCGAACTGACGGCCGCCCGCGACCAGCGCGCCGAGCGACTGAAACGCGACCTCTCCGGGGAGCTTTCGGACCTCCGCAGCCCCGTCGAGACGCTCGTGCGAGACGCGCTCGAACTCGACGTCGAACTCGCCGTCTCCCGGTTCGCCCGCGACTTCGACTGCACGGTCCCCGCGTTCGTCGACAGCGAGGGGGCGGGCTTCCACATCGAGGGCGGCCGGTCGCCCCTCCTCGACGTCCCGTTCGACGAGGTCGACCCCGTCGACTACGGCGTCGACGGCGTGACGCTCCTCTCGGGGGTGAACTCCGGCGGCAAGACGTCGACGCTCGATCTGGTGGCGCTCGTCGTCGTCCTCGCCCAGATGGGCTTTCCCGTCCCCGCCGAATCCGTGCGACTCTCCCGCTTCTCGGAACTCCACTACTACGCCAAGTCGCAGGGGACGCTCGACGCGGGGGCGTTCGAGTCGACGCTCCGCGACTTCGCCGGCGTGGTCGACGGCGCCTCCGACAGGCTGGTGCTCGTGGACGAACTCGAATCGATCACCGAACCCGGCGCGTCCGCGAAGATCATCGCCGGCATCCTCGAAGCCCTCGACGAACAGGGTGCGACGGCCGTCTTCGTCTCTCACCTGGCGAGCGAGATTCGCGCCGCCGCCGCCTTCGACGTCGCCGTCGACGGTATCGAGGCGGTCGGCCTCGTCGACGGCGACCTGGTGGTGAACCGCTCACCCGTGAAGGACCACCTCGCGCGGTCCACGCCGGAACTCATCGTCGAGAAACTCGCTGGCGACGACGAGACGGGTTTTTACGCGCGTCTGCTGGAGAAGTTCTGA
- the larE gene encoding ATP-dependent sacrificial sulfur transferase LarE, whose product MTTAATEAKADAVRAALAKREGVLVAFSGGVDSSVVAALAHDALGDDAVACTAKSETLPDAELDEARRVADEIGIRHEVVEFSELDNPDFVKNDGDRCYHCRTMRLGRMYDAARDLGIETVCDGTNASDPGEGHRPGLRAVEELEVFSPLLAQDVTKEEVRAIADTYGLSVADKPAMACLSSRIPTGLEVTEERLTRVERAESLLRDWGFTQFRVRDHDGLARVEIGRDELERALDAEFARAANEHLSELGFDHVTLDLDGYRTGSVSPADEDEDDEPLVEDVFAQEYPSDD is encoded by the coding sequence ATGACAACGGCCGCGACTGAAGCGAAGGCCGACGCGGTCCGCGCCGCCCTCGCGAAGCGAGAGGGTGTCCTCGTCGCCTTCTCCGGCGGTGTCGACTCCAGCGTAGTCGCCGCACTCGCACACGACGCACTCGGAGACGACGCCGTGGCGTGTACGGCCAAGAGCGAGACGCTCCCCGACGCCGAACTGGACGAGGCACGGCGGGTGGCCGACGAAATCGGTATCCGCCACGAGGTCGTGGAGTTCTCCGAACTCGACAACCCCGACTTCGTGAAGAACGACGGCGACCGCTGTTACCACTGCCGGACGATGCGCCTCGGACGGATGTACGACGCCGCCCGCGACCTCGGTATCGAGACCGTTTGCGACGGGACGAACGCCTCCGACCCCGGCGAGGGACACCGGCCGGGGCTCCGCGCGGTCGAAGAGTTGGAAGTGTTCTCGCCGCTGCTCGCCCAGGACGTCACCAAGGAGGAGGTCCGGGCAATCGCCGACACCTACGGGCTTTCCGTCGCGGACAAGCCCGCGATGGCCTGTCTCTCCTCGCGCATCCCCACCGGACTCGAAGTCACCGAGGAACGGCTCACCCGCGTCGAGCGCGCCGAGTCGCTCCTGCGAGACTGGGGGTTCACGCAGTTCCGCGTCCGCGACCACGACGGTCTCGCCCGGGTCGAAATCGGACGTGACGAGTTGGAGCGAGCGCTCGACGCCGAGTTCGCCCGGGCGGCGAACGAGCACCTCTCGGAGCTCGGGTTCGACCACGTAACGCTCGACCTCGACGGGTATCGAACGGGGAGTGTGAGTCCCGCTGACGAGGACGAGGACGACGAACCGCTCGTCGAGGACGTCTTCGCGCAGGAGTACCCGTCCGACGACTGA